The genomic interval TGCAAGAGAGCCCAGGAAAAGTGAGGGAACATTAGTATGAGAGTTTATTATACTTccgcacctcctctgggcctccacttattaacaAAACAGATGGACGAACCTCCTGAATATTTGCAAAACAGATTCTGtaaagtttgcccatctctacttgtTACCTAAAAATACTCATGTGGTCCCGATTGTAAAAACCTTCAGAAACAACCTTAAAAAACGTCTAACCTTACTGATGCTACACATGAGCATCTTCCACTCTGACCTTGTCTCGAAAGAGGAAGGTATAGATTGATGTAAATTGTATTCGGATTCCTGTCGTATGTTATCTGTGAGGACAAGGTAAGATCCTTCATGAAACGACATTAAGGCTTCGCTGTCGCCACTAAATGGAGAAGTCTCTGCTTAGTGCACGGATCCTGCCGGAGCCTGATGTCATTAGCAGATACGCCATATACTGGATCTCGGGGACAGGTTTTATCGCTTACCGTATGCTGACATGTGAGCTGGTAGGTGATAAGCTCTCCCGAAAGGTTTTGCAATTTATAGTCACAGATTTCTGAAATCCAGAGCACATAACTGGGGATTTACAGAAGTTACAATAAAACAAGGCTCTGCCTGCTTGGAAAAGACATCATGTGCAGGTCTGGATAGCCAACATCACCAGGTATTGTGTTTCATGAATGGAAAATGGAAACGTTGCTTCTAAGGGCGATCGTAAGGGAGgtaatgggggaatttattaacctgTTACGTTTTCTGGTGGGGATGGGAGTAATTGTGGCGGATTGTTGGCCCTTGGCTTTGTACAAAAGTgcttggagaggggggggggcagggcaAGGGGGCCTTAGCTTGGTCTATTTACTATAACATGCCACAAACCTGCCATGAGTTACATGAGATATCTACACCAGACtacagtgcaggcaggggtcCGGCTTTACTCTAATCTGGAAAACCGGGGGATGCATTGGGACTCTGCATCTGTATTACTGGATGGCGTAGCCCGTACCCCCCTCCCCATCCAATGTATACATTCTGAGCCTTATGCAGATTTCCTACCTGGCACATTAATATCTGGACACTTGGTGATGGAAGCTTCAAGATGATCATAAATGGGACGAAGTCATGAAATTTCAATTAGAAAATTCCTTATTTATTAACCCTAAACTTCCCATCAAAGTGAGAGTAAACATCTATAAAGAGAGCTTGTGCCGTAACAAAAGAAGGATTATACTCATCCGAAGCAGCTCATTGTGGGTGGTACTGGAATTTGGTTGACAGGTCCAAGGTCTCCTGCACGGAAATCACTGCAGGCAAAGCGTGGAGATGTTACTCATAGATAATCCGATCACTTTAATGACTTGTACTCATGCAGATATGAAACCCCAGGGCTTACAAGTTTgtcagaatatacagtatactttaTAATACTCttacattagggtgcattcacaactCACAGAGTCTATCGGATAGGGGATATTGTCTGAATGGGGAGGGGGTGTCGATTAATGGAACCCCAATTGGTCCTACGTAGCGGGCCAAAGTGAAaacgcactgcgggaaaaacgcgGCAGAAACACATCGCAGATTTTCCTGCATTGTATCATAGAAAGACCACAGAGGTttcctgcttccattataactatagggaaaccgccaccatttccataggtatagttgacatgctgcaatttccaaaaatacaatggttttggaaattgcaacatttgcACTCCAGTGGTCCCTGAATAGCTCTACTTCCTGTCCTACAAATGTGCACATGGTCACTGTCGCCAATCACTGACCTGTGTGCACAGCGCGTGATCATGGAGGCCAGTGATTGGATGCAGTAGTCACATGCACTTGTACGACACATCATCTCTGCAAGCCAGGAAGTAGAGGCCAAGaaggacactggagcagcagcATTAGAGCGGTGGAAGCTTTAACAGGTTGTTTATATTGTATCCATTAAATGACATTCCCtgaatttctgcaatttttttgtaatcctggataaccccattCAAAGAGAGTCTGCCTCCCAAACCCAAAATTGTGCTGTGCTTTCAATAAGAGCATGAACATACAATTATGGTCACAAATGGATAGAGCGATGCAAAGATCATCAtatttttatagatatgcaaTTCAGCTTGcaagtgcactgagggcggggTCTATGTTTGAGATTTGCCTACAGAACGTTGCCAGTACTCTCCTTTTGGAATTGGTGCCCAGGTCTCCACAATGTCTTTGATACGGACTCTTCCATTACTgctgtctgtaggtaaatctgATAAATCAAGCCCCGCCCCTGTGCACTTGCAGGTTGATTTGCATATTTGAAAAAATATCATTATTTCGACATCTGTTCCATAGCAATACTATTGGCTTGGGAGGAATTTTGGGACTCCCTTTAATGGTCACAGACAGACTAAGCCCCGCTCTGCACCCTTGTGCCCGTGCCCTCGAGTCGATCCTGGTGCACATGCCTCCCACCAGCCCCTTGCCCTCTCCATGTTCTTCTTCTCCTTTTCCTTCCTCGCTTCCTTTTGCCCTAAGGATCTGCTTTCTCCCCTCACCCCGTGTCATTCAAGAGGACAGAATAGCTGATCCTCAAACAAATGACACTGCTTGAAGTTTTTCCAAATTTCTCTTCCCTGATATTATTCCAGATATTCCAGATATTCTCTGGTCCTATAAATATTGTTTTTGTCCCAGCGCAGGACTGGAAAACAGCTTTGAAATTCCGACTTGGAGCCGGGCACCAGAAATGGCTGGTGTTTATTTATAGTTCCCCACGTGCTTCCCTTGGTAACTCTTTCATTGCAGACGTAATGCTCCATCCGCGTCCAAACCCATTGGTGAGGTGCATGGAgttgccatattttttttatgcacAGCAGGAAGGAAGAAATACTTAATGCAGCTTTAATAAcagggattcttttttttttctgcagaacttTTCCTTGGCTCCTACAGTGACGAAATCCCGCTGTAATTCGAGAACAGATACCTCTTCTAAAGCATGTCATTagccaaaaaggaaaaaaaaaaccctcaccaACAGCAGCCCAGATGTTGAAAGAGTGCAGTAGCATCCAGCAGAAGAGACCAATCTTGCTCACCACAGACAAGACGTGTGTTACTCCTGCTGCTCCTTAAGAAGGCACTAGAGTCTGTTGTATGGACATGTGAACTCTTCTCCACGGCACGGACGGAAGGCAGACAATATTTTGTCTGCAAACCAAGAAGGATTCGATACATTGACACTCTCAAGGTGCAGGAGATCTGGAGACCACAAGACAATATTTCATTTGGTGGTGCAAATATCATCGGCTTGAGGAATGTAAAGGGTGGATCCAGACGTCAAGGGGGAATATTCCTGTTTAGGAGTTATAATCCAGTGACACCGCAGTGTCATACAATACGGTATTCCATACATCGCCCCAGAGCCAGAGAGACGTGCGAGTTACAATGATTGGATTCCATCTCCTATGGTTTGGCGTTTTGTGCAACCTGTGCTCCGGTTACTACAATGGACCCCTGCAGCCAGAGATGTCCAATGGGACTTTGCACCACTACTTTGTTCCCGATGGGGACTACGAGGAGAACGATGACCCTGAGAAGTGTCAGATGCTCTTCAGAGTGACGGACGAAAGAGCGTGTCCGGGAGATGGACAATCTCTCTCCTTGAAGGAAGAATTCGTGGTCATAAAAAGACAGATTGAAGATGCGGAAAGGGTTCTCGAAAGCATCAGTAAAAGCATATCTTACGACTTGGATGGAGAGGAAAGCTATGGAAAGTATCTCGGCAGGGAATCGTCTCAGATAGGCGAAGCCTTCTCGAACTCGGACAAGTCCTTGACGGAGCTTGAGCTTAAGTTTAAGCAGAGCCAGGAGAACGAGAAGAACGAGTTGAAGGGGTTAAACGAAGACTTTGTGGATATGATGATCCACACGAGAGCCGTTCTCAAGGAAACCTTAGACGTCTCCCTGGGACTGCGGGATAAACACGAACTTCTCTCTTTAACCATTCGAAGTCATGGTGCGAGGCTAAGCAGACTCAAAAATGACTACCTGAAGGTTTGAGAATCTGGAGTCGGTTGTCGCTAATTTATGCAAATTCTGATCatctaaaacataatttt from Leptodactylus fuscus isolate aLepFus1 chromosome 7, aLepFus1.hap2, whole genome shotgun sequence carries:
- the FIBIN gene encoding fin bud initiation factor homolog, giving the protein MIGFHLLWFGVLCNLCSGYYNGPLQPEMSNGTLHHYFVPDGDYEENDDPEKCQMLFRVTDERACPGDGQSLSLKEEFVVIKRQIEDAERVLESISKSISYDLDGEESYGKYLGRESSQIGEAFSNSDKSLTELELKFKQSQENEKNELKGLNEDFVDMMIHTRAVLKETLDVSLGLRDKHELLSLTIRSHGARLSRLKNDYLKV